A single window of Sporosarcina sp. FSL W7-1349 DNA harbors:
- a CDS encoding IS1182 family transposase, which yields MMTKNQMNQREQLEMLTIEQLVPQDHLVRKLDAAIDFAFIYPLVEDLYSTIGRPSIDPVVLIKMTFIQYTFGIRSMRQTIKEIETNMAYRWFLGFGFHTEVPHFSTFGKNYIRRFTDTDLFEQIFYRVLKEVADRGLLSPDHVFIDSTHVKASANKRKFQKKVVRKETRAYEKKLQEELNMDREENGKKPFPPEKFEKEEHKEIKESTTDPESGYYVKDERTKQFAYSFHAATDEKGFVLANIVTPGNVHDSHMLEPLVQKIIDKVKRPIAVAADAAYKTPAIANFLIEHQILPALPYKRPMTKEGFFRKHEYVYDEHYDCYLCPEGQVLPYRTTTREGYRQYASAPSICASCPVISQCTQSKNQQKIIQRHIWQDYLDVAEDLRHHHEIKEIYGRRKETIERVFADAKEKHGMRWTTLRGLKKLSMQAMLTFAALNLKKLASWTWKAPATA from the coding sequence ATGATGACGAAGAATCAAATGAACCAACGAGAACAGTTGGAAATGCTGACTATTGAACAGTTGGTGCCCCAGGATCATTTGGTACGTAAACTGGATGCAGCCATTGACTTCGCGTTCATCTATCCATTGGTGGAAGACCTGTACTCGACAATCGGGAGACCCAGTATCGACCCGGTGGTACTGATCAAAATGACATTCATCCAATATACCTTCGGCATACGATCCATGCGCCAAACGATCAAAGAAATTGAAACGAATATGGCATACCGCTGGTTTCTCGGCTTTGGCTTTCATACAGAGGTGCCCCATTTTTCCACATTCGGGAAGAACTACATTCGCCGTTTTACAGATACGGATCTATTTGAACAGATCTTCTATCGGGTGCTGAAGGAGGTCGCAGATCGTGGGCTTCTTAGCCCGGATCATGTCTTTATCGACTCCACCCATGTGAAAGCGAGTGCGAACAAGCGCAAGTTTCAAAAGAAAGTGGTTCGGAAAGAGACCCGGGCATATGAGAAGAAGCTCCAGGAGGAGCTCAACATGGACCGAGAAGAGAATGGGAAGAAACCGTTCCCTCCGGAGAAGTTCGAAAAGGAAGAACATAAAGAGATCAAGGAGTCAACGACAGACCCGGAGAGTGGCTACTATGTAAAGGACGAACGGACCAAGCAGTTCGCCTATTCCTTCCATGCAGCTACGGATGAAAAGGGATTTGTTCTCGCAAACATCGTCACTCCAGGTAATGTCCATGACAGCCATATGCTTGAGCCGCTGGTACAGAAGATCATCGACAAAGTGAAGCGGCCAATTGCCGTTGCCGCCGATGCAGCCTACAAGACGCCCGCGATTGCGAACTTCCTGATTGAACATCAGATCCTTCCTGCACTTCCTTACAAACGGCCGATGACCAAGGAGGGTTTCTTCCGAAAACACGAGTATGTCTATGACGAGCACTATGACTGCTATCTCTGTCCGGAAGGACAAGTCTTACCGTATAGGACGACCACAAGGGAGGGATACCGTCAGTATGCCTCGGCACCATCCATTTGTGCATCGTGCCCGGTGATCAGTCAATGCACTCAAAGTAAGAATCAGCAGAAGATCATTCAACGTCATATCTGGCAGGATTACCTGGATGTAGCGGAGGATTTGAGACATCATCATGAGATCAAAGAGATATACGGGAGGCGTAAAGAGACGATTGAACGTGTCTTTGCCGACGCCAAAGAAAAGCATGGCATGCGATGGACAACCCTACGAGGGCTAAAAAAATTGTCCATGCAAGCGATGCTTACGTTTGCTGCCTTGAATCTTAAGAAGTTGGCCAGCTGGACGTGGAAAGCGCCAGCCACGGCGTAA
- a CDS encoding alpha/beta fold hydrolase: MPVTKIDGVDLYYHVQGKGIPVVFIHPPLLTSMNFIYQVNELSNRFKVIVFDIRGHGNSSFSEKALTYPLISHDISQLLDHLKIDQAFICGYSTGGSIALDFLLTYPERSLGGILIGALSEVKDSSLKNKINLGVKLAEWKAHKALAVSVSFTNSNTRQLFKDLYINAKKGKAQNIEQYYRYSLHYNCTDRLDQIILPVLLLYGEKDKAFHRYAHLLHEKLPVNECILIGDKKHQLPTKAAVAVNNFIKQFVSIHGAQNGEN, encoded by the coding sequence TTGCCAGTTACAAAGATAGATGGGGTAGACCTGTATTATCACGTTCAAGGCAAAGGAATACCTGTGGTGTTTATCCATCCTCCCTTACTCACAAGTATGAATTTTATCTACCAAGTGAATGAATTATCAAATCGTTTCAAAGTTATTGTCTTTGACATTCGTGGCCATGGAAACAGCTCTTTTTCAGAAAAAGCATTGACTTATCCATTAATTTCACATGATATCAGCCAATTATTGGACCACTTAAAAATAGATCAAGCTTTCATATGCGGCTACTCAACTGGAGGGTCCATTGCTCTTGATTTTTTGCTGACGTACCCCGAGCGCTCTTTAGGGGGCATTCTTATAGGAGCCCTGTCAGAAGTAAAGGATTCATCATTAAAAAATAAAATTAATTTAGGGGTAAAGCTAGCGGAATGGAAGGCACATAAAGCTCTTGCTGTATCCGTTTCCTTTACTAACTCCAATACTAGACAATTGTTTAAAGACTTATATATCAACGCAAAAAAAGGAAAAGCCCAAAATATTGAACAATATTATCGATACAGTTTGCACTATAACTGTACGGACCGTTTAGATCAAATCATTCTCCCTGTTTTGTTGCTGTATGGGGAAAAAGATAAGGCGTTTCATCGCTATGCCCACTTATTACATGAGAAGCTCCCAGTCAACGAGTGCATCCTCATAGGAGACAAAAAACATCAGCTTCCTACAAAGGCGGCTGTGGCGGTGAACAATTTCATTAAGCAGTTTGTATCTATTCATGGAGCTCAGAACGGAGAAAATTGA
- a CDS encoding histidine phosphatase family protein, whose translation MGKTVYMVRHCQATGQELQAELTDKGIEQAKELMRFFEKRNIKHIISSPFTRTIQSIQPTADSLGLQVEIDDRLTEHRLLSKNLKDWLERLEESVRDRDLKMAGGESSQEVAKRGMEVLEAATDGTVLVTHRNTMGLLLFQIDGIQGLKKWTVLSHPDVYEVNVKNNNYYVRRIWG comes from the coding sequence ATGGGCAAAACAGTATATATGGTCAGGCATTGTCAAGCTACGGGACAAGAGCTGCAGGCAGAACTGACTGATAAGGGAATAGAACAAGCGAAAGAACTGATGCGCTTTTTTGAGAAGCGGAATATTAAGCACATTATTTCTAGCCCTTTTACGAGGACGATTCAATCCATCCAGCCAACAGCAGACAGCCTAGGCTTGCAAGTGGAAATTGACGACCGGCTTACTGAGCACAGGCTGCTTTCAAAAAACCTAAAAGACTGGCTAGAACGCCTTGAAGAATCTGTTCGGGACAGGGATTTGAAAATGGCAGGCGGAGAATCAAGCCAAGAAGTAGCAAAAAGAGGAATGGAAGTGCTTGAAGCAGCGACTGACGGCACCGTGCTGGTTACTCATCGTAATACGATGGGGCTATTATTGTTTCAAATTGATGGCATTCAGGGGCTCAAAAAATGGACAGTCTTATCACACCCAGATGTCTACGAAGTGAATGTGAAAAATAATAACTATTACGTGAGGAGAATCTGGGGTTGA
- a CDS encoding nucleotidyltransferase, producing MLIQKKIIQDVKNKCLQDHAVSACMMYGSFTKNEGDPFSDVEFYLFIDNESMNHFNSRQWISEVHPVDLLFFNEYGTQVAIFSNMIRGEFHFLTVSEMDIVKSFKPTGVFPDTESMFLYDSTGRLKSLLEQLEGPGPDRMTDENVNFTFNNFVNAWVLGLNVMRRGELARSLEVLTQVQKYVLQLIRVKEESVERWVNSTKNVESDISCESYRDFVSITSKLEVNELRNAYTNALNVVQGLYNTLVVSYVTDVDDTFIRKLYNYLDK from the coding sequence TTGTTAATTCAAAAGAAAATCATTCAGGATGTTAAAAATAAATGCCTTCAAGATCATGCGGTCTCCGCCTGTATGATGTATGGATCATTCACCAAGAATGAAGGAGACCCTTTTTCAGATGTCGAGTTTTATCTGTTCATTGATAATGAATCCATGAATCATTTCAATTCAAGACAATGGATTTCTGAAGTACATCCTGTGGACTTACTATTTTTCAATGAATATGGAACCCAGGTAGCCATATTTTCAAATATGATCCGTGGTGAATTTCATTTTCTCACTGTGTCTGAAATGGATATTGTCAAAAGTTTTAAACCGACAGGCGTTTTTCCGGATACCGAGTCTATGTTTTTGTATGACTCAACAGGTCGTTTAAAGTCCTTGCTAGAGCAGCTAGAAGGACCAGGGCCAGATCGGATGACGGATGAAAATGTAAACTTCACTTTCAATAACTTTGTGAATGCATGGGTACTAGGTCTGAATGTGATGAGAAGAGGCGAGTTGGCTCGTTCGCTAGAGGTTTTAACCCAAGTACAAAAATATGTATTGCAATTGATCAGAGTAAAAGAAGAATCTGTGGAACGTTGGGTAAATAGCACAAAGAATGTAGAGTCAGATATAAGTTGCGAATCTTATCGTGATTTCGTTTCAATCACATCAAAACTTGAAGTGAACGAACTGCGGAATGCTTATACGAATGCCTTAAACGTAGTCCAAGGATTATATAATACATTAGTTGTTTCCTACGTGACAGATGTTGACGATACTTTCATTAGAAAGCTTTACAACTATCTGGATAAATAA